The Methanoplanus sp. FWC-SCC4 genome has a window encoding:
- a CDS encoding DUF7504 family protein, with protein MFLKENPDGKAQIYLVLSSPKRVKENNINLIREVLKEGEKVLIISINQPAQYLYELYMSRGIPLENVLFIDAITKYAMGKPGDGIPNCKYLNSPGDLTSLSIAVSESLKENQNQKIYLLMDSVNAMLIYLPSASITKFFHFLTSKLKIMNLSGIYLAIEGGLDPMIFSQLTAFSDAVIDLEKEQPE; from the coding sequence ATGTTTCTTAAAGAAAATCCGGACGGAAAGGCACAGATTTACCTTGTTTTGTCTTCACCAAAAAGAGTTAAGGAGAACAACATAAATCTCATCAGGGAAGTATTAAAAGAAGGCGAAAAAGTCCTCATAATAAGTATTAACCAGCCTGCACAGTATCTTTATGAACTTTATATGTCCAGAGGAATACCGCTCGAAAATGTTCTGTTCATTGATGCCATCACCAAATATGCAATGGGAAAACCCGGCGACGGAATTCCAAACTGTAAATATTTAAACAGCCCGGGTGATCTTACCTCCCTTTCAATTGCGGTTTCGGAGTCCCTTAAAGAAAACCAAAACCAGAAAATATACCTACTCATGGACTCTGTAAATGCAATGCTCATATACCTCCCATCTGCAAGTATCACAAAATTTTTTCACTTCCTAACAAGTAAACTTAAAATTATGAACCTTTCCGGAATATACCTGGCAATTGAGGGTGGTCTTGACCCGATGATTTTTTCACAGCTGACTGCATTTTCAGATGCTGTTATAGATCTTGAAAAAGAACAACCAGAATAA